Proteins found in one Vicia villosa cultivar HV-30 ecotype Madison, WI unplaced genomic scaffold, Vvil1.0 ctg.000182F_1_1, whole genome shotgun sequence genomic segment:
- the LOC131625072 gene encoding uncharacterized mitochondrial protein AtMg01250-like, producing the protein MKKKGCLLLKVDFEKAYDSISWNYLRWILEKMGFGKKWMKWMESSIFTNYMSVLVNGSATKDFKIQRGLRQGDPISPFLFVLAMEGLTALTKKSVSVGDFKPFKYGVDDFVDILQFADDTIILGEPTYDNLWSLKVLLRGFEMVSGLKINFHKSNFFGTHIGDWFIKSATIFLACKKGCFPFKFLGIWVGEGAYKKKVWR; encoded by the coding sequence atgaagaagaaagggTGCTTATTACTCAAAGTGGATTTCGAAAAGGCTTATGACTCGATCTCTTGGAATTATCTAAGATGGATTTTGGAGAAGATGGGATTTGGCAAAaaatggatgaaatggatggagtcTAGTATTTTTACCAACTACATGTCCGTGTTGGTTAATGGAAGTGCAACAAAAGATTTCAAGATTCAAAGAGGATTACGTCAAGGTGATCCCATATCACCTTTCTTGTTTGTCCTTGCTATGGAAGGATTAACTGCTTTAACTAAGAAATCGGTGTCGGTGGGGGACTTTAAACCGTTCAAGTATGGAGTTGACGACTTTGTGGacattctccaatttgcggatgatactatcATACTAGGAGAACCTACTTATGACAATCTTTGGAGTTTAAAAGTGTTGTTGAGAGGATTTGAAATGGTTTccggattgaagatcaacttccaTAAAAGCAACTTTTTTGGAACTCACATAGGAGATTGGTTCATCAAGTCGGCGACAATTTTCCTTGCATGCAAAAAAGGATGCTTCCCGTTTAAATTCCTTGGTATTTGGGTGGGTGAAGGTGCATACAAGAAAAAGGTGTGGAGATAA